From a single Candidatus Microthrix subdominans genomic region:
- a CDS encoding monovalent cation/H(+) antiporter subunit G: MIEVIAALSILAGAVLTLIAGVGQLRSNDLFVRMHAATKPATLGWLLVVVGAVMAIPSWSVVTKLILALALQFLTAPVGAHLVGRAAYRVRAERPGRTRSERLVIDELGERLPPDEIA; the protein is encoded by the coding sequence ATGATCGAGGTCATCGCCGCCCTCTCGATCCTCGCCGGGGCGGTGCTCACGCTGATCGCCGGGGTGGGACAGCTGCGTTCCAACGACCTGTTCGTGCGCATGCACGCGGCCACCAAGCCGGCCACCCTGGGCTGGTTGCTGGTCGTCGTTGGAGCAGTGATGGCCATTCCGAGCTGGTCGGTGGTCACCAAGCTGATCCTGGCGTTGGCGCTGCAGTTCCTCACCGCGCCGGTGGGTGCACACCTGGTCGGGCGGGCCGCCTACCGGGTCAGGGCCGAGCGTCCGGGTCGCACCCGCAGCGAGCGGCTGGTGATCGACGAACTGGGTGAGCGGCTGCCCCCCGACGAGATCGCCTGA
- a CDS encoding MFS transporter, which produces MQRIFGSRDFYYLWVVQLVSALGDWVGLFAITALAAQLSSAPEAATALVLTARVAPGLFLAPLAGVFVDRFDRKKVMIWSDLARAVVFMALPFVRSVTGLVIASLLLEVFTMLWSPAKEAVTPSLVPRKKLTDANSLSLVAAYCTMPVAGGLIYLLTAANGSLANISWLGPLQFSNELGNTQALAFYFNAASFVIGGLIIWKLVRIPKHALGRHVIGEERVAGVGETFREMREGWRYIVENPVVRGVNVGLATGLFGGAMLVPLGPVFAEKVIGSGDTFSLFITALGLGVAVGIAALSVVQKLLPKRASFLIASYVSGIALFLAASMSSFWPAAACVFLLGVCAGTVYILGFTLLQTYTTDELRGRIFSTLLTLVRLCVLVSLLLGPAMAALFEQLTSSIFPSNAQGIPQAEIFGVSLAVPGVRVALWFGGLIILGAATLAARSMGFQLREGLADVRAGLRHNTVRPEYSAELFHGDLRQAEVQTAEVQAAEAVGIDVGLAEVDPAKRAAPRPDPERRR; this is translated from the coding sequence ATGCAGCGAATCTTCGGTTCTCGGGACTTCTATTACCTGTGGGTTGTGCAGCTGGTGTCGGCTCTGGGCGACTGGGTGGGGCTCTTTGCCATCACCGCCCTGGCGGCGCAGCTCTCGTCGGCGCCCGAGGCGGCCACGGCGCTGGTGCTGACCGCCCGTGTGGCGCCGGGGTTGTTTCTCGCACCGCTCGCCGGCGTCTTCGTCGACCGCTTTGACCGCAAGAAGGTGATGATCTGGTCGGACCTGGCCCGGGCGGTCGTGTTCATGGCGCTGCCGTTCGTGCGCTCGGTCACCGGCCTGGTGATCGCCTCGCTGCTGCTCGAGGTGTTCACGATGCTGTGGTCGCCGGCCAAGGAGGCGGTCACCCCCAGCCTGGTGCCCCGCAAGAAGCTGACCGACGCCAACTCGCTCAGCCTGGTGGCCGCCTACTGCACCATGCCGGTGGCCGGCGGGCTGATCTACCTGCTCACCGCCGCCAACGGCTCGCTGGCCAACATCTCCTGGCTGGGGCCCCTTCAGTTCAGCAACGAGCTGGGCAACACCCAGGCGCTGGCGTTCTACTTCAACGCCGCCTCGTTCGTCATCGGCGGGCTGATCATCTGGAAGCTGGTGCGCATTCCCAAGCACGCGCTCGGCCGCCACGTGATCGGCGAGGAGCGGGTGGCGGGCGTCGGCGAGACATTCCGCGAGATGCGCGAGGGCTGGCGCTACATCGTCGAGAACCCGGTCGTGCGGGGGGTCAACGTGGGCCTGGCCACCGGGCTGTTCGGCGGGGCGATGCTCGTGCCGTTGGGGCCGGTGTTCGCCGAGAAGGTGATTGGTTCGGGGGACACGTTCTCGCTGTTCATCACCGCGCTCGGCCTCGGCGTGGCGGTTGGCATCGCCGCGCTGTCGGTGGTGCAGAAACTGTTGCCCAAGCGGGCGTCGTTTCTCATCGCCTCCTATGTCAGCGGCATTGCCTTGTTCCTGGCGGCGTCGATGTCCTCGTTCTGGCCGGCCGCGGCCTGCGTGTTCCTGCTCGGCGTGTGCGCCGGCACGGTCTACATCCTCGGCTTCACCCTGTTGCAGACCTATACGACCGACGAGCTGCGGGGACGGATCTTCTCGACGCTGCTCACCCTGGTGCGCCTGTGCGTGCTGGTGTCGCTGCTTCTGGGCCCCGCCATGGCGGCGCTGTTCGAGCAGCTCACCTCGTCGATATTTCCCAGCAATGCCCAGGGCATCCCCCAGGCCGAGATCTTCGGCGTGTCGCTGGCGGTGCCCGGCGTCCGGGTGGCGCTGTGGTTCGGCGGGCTGATCATCCTCGGCGCCGCCACACTGGCCGCCAGATCGATGGGCTTTCAGCTACGCGAGGGCCTGGCCGACGTCCGAGCCGGGCTGCGCCACAACACTGTCCGCCCCGAGTATTCGGCCGAGCTGTTTCATGGCGACCTCCGCCAGGCCGAGGTTCAGACGGCCGAGGTTCAGGCCGCCGAGGCGGTTGGCATCGATGTCGGCCTGGCCGAGGTGGACCCGGCCAAGCGCGCCGCACCACGACCCGACCCCGAGCGGCGCCGATGA
- a CDS encoding Na+/H+ antiporter subunit E: protein MSESSDPTPTGDARSSREVSGSDTSTVRRSQRWGPTLLAGWLVVMWTALWGAPTVANLLGGVVVAAGVLWVFPGERGVDSRVALRPLHATVFAVWFLGQLVASSLRVAWLIVKPSGPAEMEPGIVATPIRGLSDQLTTMVANSITLTPGTLTVEVSREPSVIYVHAIEAQSPDEIRAQVLDLERRLVVAFGSRDAREALDEATIPAIGEVRR, encoded by the coding sequence ATGAGCGAGTCATCCGATCCCACTCCAACGGGAGACGCACGGTCGAGTCGGGAGGTGTCCGGGAGTGACACCTCCACGGTCCGGCGTTCGCAGCGCTGGGGTCCGACGCTGCTCGCCGGCTGGCTGGTGGTGATGTGGACCGCTTTGTGGGGCGCGCCGACCGTGGCCAACCTGCTCGGTGGCGTCGTGGTGGCCGCTGGAGTGCTGTGGGTGTTTCCCGGGGAACGGGGAGTGGACTCCCGGGTCGCCCTGCGCCCGCTGCACGCAACCGTCTTTGCGGTGTGGTTTCTCGGCCAGCTGGTCGCCTCCAGCCTGCGGGTGGCCTGGCTGATCGTGAAGCCGTCCGGACCCGCCGAGATGGAGCCGGGAATCGTGGCCACACCGATCCGTGGCCTGTCCGACCAGCTGACCACGATGGTGGCCAACTCGATCACCCTCACCCCTGGCACGCTGACCGTCGAGGTGTCGCGGGAGCCCTCGGTCATCTACGTCCACGCCATCGAGGCCCAGTCTCCCGACGAGATCCGTGCCCAGGTGCTCGATTTGGAGCGCCGCCTGGTGGTGGCGTTCGGTTCCCGTGACGCCCGCGAAGCGCTCGACGAAGCGACGATCCCGGCGATCGGAGAGGTGCGACGATGA
- a CDS encoding acyl-CoA dehydrogenase family protein: protein MHSGDATDEALNLAMSAAALPLYEAVIEFIANEIDPITEEFFALGDGRSDRWQFADGQLELLDGAKAKARDAGLWNFFLPDAETGEGLSNLDYAYIAAELGKNPLAAECLNCSAPDTGNMEVLERVGTLEQKERWLQPLLNGEIRSAFAMTEPDVASSDAKNVATVAELDGDEWLINGEKFYISGAGDPRCKIMIVMVRTSPDAPPHRQQSQILVPMDTPGVEIVGPMHVFGQDDAPHGHMHLRFTDVRVPASNMLLGEGRGFEISQLRLGPGRIHHCMRSIGAAEKALELMVRRGLNREAFGKPLARLGKNTEVIAKARIEIEAMRLMVLRAARAMDLTGNAEARIWVSAVKAMVPVRVCEIIDEAIQIHGAAGISQWTPLASMYAAQRTLRLADGPDEVHWHVVGRAELTRYEDDRAPSVGPATDRSGVFSGP from the coding sequence ATGCACTCAGGTGATGCGACCGACGAGGCGCTCAACCTGGCGATGTCGGCCGCAGCGCTGCCGCTGTACGAAGCGGTCATCGAGTTCATCGCCAACGAGATCGACCCGATCACCGAGGAGTTCTTTGCGCTCGGCGATGGGCGCAGCGACCGCTGGCAGTTCGCCGACGGTCAGCTGGAGCTGCTCGATGGCGCCAAGGCCAAGGCTCGCGACGCGGGACTGTGGAACTTCTTCCTGCCCGACGCCGAGACCGGCGAGGGCCTGTCCAACCTGGACTACGCCTACATTGCCGCCGAGCTGGGCAAGAACCCGTTGGCTGCGGAGTGCCTCAACTGCTCGGCGCCGGACACCGGCAACATGGAGGTGCTTGAGCGGGTGGGTACGCTCGAGCAGAAGGAGCGTTGGCTCCAGCCCCTCCTCAACGGAGAGATCCGCTCGGCGTTCGCAATGACCGAGCCCGACGTCGCCTCCTCCGACGCCAAAAATGTGGCGACCGTAGCCGAGCTCGATGGTGACGAGTGGCTGATCAACGGGGAGAAGTTCTACATCTCCGGCGCCGGCGACCCCCGCTGCAAGATCATGATCGTCATGGTGCGCACCAGCCCCGACGCCCCGCCGCACCGTCAGCAATCCCAGATCCTCGTGCCGATGGACACCCCCGGGGTGGAGATCGTCGGCCCGATGCACGTGTTCGGCCAGGACGACGCCCCGCACGGGCACATGCACCTGCGCTTCACCGATGTGCGGGTGCCCGCCTCCAACATGCTGCTCGGCGAGGGACGCGGCTTTGAGATCAGCCAGTTGCGGCTTGGTCCCGGCCGCATCCACCACTGCATGCGCTCGATCGGCGCGGCCGAGAAGGCGCTGGAGCTGATGGTGCGGCGCGGGCTCAACCGCGAGGCGTTCGGCAAGCCGCTGGCCCGCCTGGGCAAGAACACCGAGGTGATCGCCAAGGCCCGCATCGAGATCGAAGCGATGCGGCTGATGGTGCTGCGTGCGGCCCGGGCGATGGACCTGACCGGCAACGCCGAGGCTCGCATCTGGGTGAGCGCGGTGAAGGCGATGGTGCCGGTGCGGGTGTGCGAGATCATCGACGAGGCCATCCAGATCCACGGTGCCGCCGGTATCTCCCAGTGGACCCCGCTGGCGAGCATGTACGCCGCCCAGCGCACGCTGCGCTTGGCGGACGGACCTGACGAGGTGCACTGGCATGTGGTGGGTCGCGCCGAGCTGACCCGTTACGAGGACGACCGGGCGCCCTCGGTCGGCCCGGCCACCGACCGGTCCGGGGTCTTTTCCGGGCCCTGA
- the topA gene encoding type I DNA topoisomerase → MSSLVIVESPAKARTISKFLGADYVVESSIGHIRDLPRSAAEVPAAYKAESWARLGVDTANDFKPLYVVAGDKKSQVKHLKGLLADADELYLATDEDREGEAIAWHLLEVLSPKVPVRRMVFHEITPDAIQAAIDNPRDLDRRMVDAQEARRILDRLYGYEVSPVLWKKVMPRLSAGRVQSVATRIVVERERARMAFRSASYWDLKAQVHVAGGDGGAAAPAAGKATNFGAQVIEVDGVRLATSRDFDAEGQLTREGALVLDEGAATTLAGTLTDAPATVTSVEAKPYTRRPYPPFMTSTLQQEAGRKLRFSSAQTMSVAQRLYENGFITYMRTDSTTLSGAALAAARSEISQRYGAPYLPKEPRTYKKKVKNAQEAHEAVRPAGDSFRSPDEVRGELRSDEFRLYELIWRRTVASQMNDARGESVQVRLSAQTVAAGSAGSQNVTLSASGRTILFPGFLAAYVEGEDDGAEADDAESVLPEVSEGQSATIDEAEAKGHETQPPSRFTEASLVKRLEELGVGRPSTYASIISTILDRGYVWKKGSALVPSFTAFAVIGLLEGHFPELVDYAFTARMENDLDDIAGGTEEAVPWLSRFYFGATDDDAGLARMVSENLGDIDAREVNSIPLGSDDEGREIVARVGRYGPYLQRGEDRAGIPEDLAPDELTLDRATELLDAPSGDRELGIHPDTGWPVMVKAGRFGPYVAMSDPEEPDEKPATASLFATMDVATIGLEEAVKLLTLPRVVGVDLADNVEIEALNGRYGPYIKKGSDSRSLDSEEELFTVTLEQALAKLAEPKRRKGQSAKPPLKDLGPNPDNPEKSIVVKDGRFGPYVTDGETNASLRKGDTPDGLTMERAQELLADRRARGPAKKKAAAKKKAPAKKKATKKKAAAKKKAPAKKKAPAKKAATKKALAKKTPPPTPSED, encoded by the coding sequence ATGTCCTCCCTCGTAATCGTCGAGTCACCTGCCAAGGCCCGCACCATCTCGAAGTTCCTCGGTGCTGACTATGTGGTCGAGTCCTCCATAGGCCACATCCGCGATCTGCCGCGCTCGGCGGCGGAAGTGCCGGCCGCCTACAAGGCCGAGTCGTGGGCACGGCTGGGCGTCGACACAGCCAACGATTTCAAGCCGTTATACGTGGTCGCTGGAGACAAGAAGTCCCAGGTGAAGCACCTGAAGGGCCTGCTGGCCGACGCAGACGAGCTCTATCTGGCAACGGATGAGGATCGCGAGGGCGAGGCGATTGCATGGCACCTGCTCGAGGTGCTCAGCCCCAAGGTGCCGGTGCGGCGCATGGTGTTTCACGAGATCACCCCCGACGCCATCCAGGCCGCGATCGACAACCCTCGGGATCTCGACCGCCGCATGGTCGATGCCCAGGAGGCCCGGCGGATCCTCGACCGCCTGTATGGCTATGAGGTGTCGCCGGTTCTGTGGAAGAAGGTGATGCCCCGTCTGTCGGCCGGCCGGGTGCAGTCGGTGGCCACCCGCATCGTCGTCGAGCGCGAGCGGGCCCGCATGGCGTTCCGCTCTGCGTCGTATTGGGACCTGAAGGCACAGGTGCACGTCGCCGGCGGAGACGGCGGCGCCGCTGCGCCAGCGGCTGGCAAGGCGACCAACTTTGGCGCCCAGGTGATCGAGGTGGACGGCGTGCGCTTGGCCACCAGCCGCGATTTCGACGCCGAAGGCCAGCTGACCCGAGAGGGTGCGCTGGTGCTCGACGAGGGGGCCGCCACAACCTTGGCCGGCACCCTCACCGATGCTCCGGCCACGGTGACCTCGGTCGAGGCCAAGCCCTATACCCGCCGCCCCTACCCGCCGTTCATGACCTCGACGCTGCAACAGGAGGCCGGCCGCAAGCTGCGCTTCAGTTCGGCTCAGACGATGTCGGTCGCCCAGCGCCTGTACGAGAACGGGTTCATCACCTACATGCGTACCGACTCGACCACGCTGTCGGGGGCGGCGCTGGCGGCGGCGCGCAGCGAAATTTCGCAGCGCTATGGGGCGCCGTATCTGCCCAAGGAGCCCCGCACCTACAAGAAGAAGGTGAAGAACGCCCAGGAGGCTCACGAGGCCGTCCGCCCGGCCGGTGACAGCTTCCGCTCGCCCGATGAGGTGCGCGGGGAGCTGCGCAGCGACGAGTTCCGGCTCTACGAGCTGATCTGGCGGCGCACGGTGGCCAGCCAGATGAACGATGCCCGTGGCGAGTCGGTGCAGGTGCGGTTGTCGGCCCAGACGGTTGCGGCCGGCTCGGCCGGGTCCCAGAACGTCACCCTGTCAGCGTCCGGCCGCACGATCCTCTTCCCTGGCTTCCTCGCCGCGTACGTCGAGGGCGAGGACGACGGGGCGGAGGCCGACGATGCCGAATCGGTGCTGCCCGAGGTGAGCGAAGGTCAGTCGGCAACAATCGACGAGGCCGAGGCGAAGGGTCACGAGACCCAGCCGCCGTCGCGCTTCACGGAGGCGTCGCTGGTCAAGCGGCTTGAAGAGCTGGGTGTGGGTCGGCCCTCGACGTATGCGTCGATCATCTCCACCATCTTGGATCGCGGGTATGTGTGGAAGAAGGGCTCCGCCCTGGTGCCCAGCTTCACCGCCTTTGCTGTGATCGGCCTGTTGGAGGGCCACTTCCCCGAGCTGGTCGACTACGCCTTCACCGCCCGCATGGAGAACGACCTCGACGACATTGCCGGGGGCACCGAGGAGGCCGTGCCATGGCTGAGCCGGTTCTACTTCGGCGCCACCGACGACGACGCCGGCCTGGCCCGCATGGTCAGCGAAAACCTGGGCGACATCGATGCTCGCGAGGTCAACTCGATCCCGCTGGGCTCCGATGATGAGGGCCGTGAGATTGTCGCCCGGGTCGGTCGCTACGGGCCGTACCTGCAGCGGGGCGAGGACCGCGCCGGCATCCCCGAGGACCTGGCCCCCGACGAGCTGACCCTGGATCGGGCCACCGAGCTGCTCGACGCCCCGTCGGGCGACCGCGAGCTGGGCATTCACCCCGACACCGGCTGGCCGGTGATGGTCAAGGCGGGGCGTTTCGGCCCCTACGTGGCGATGTCCGATCCCGAGGAGCCGGACGAGAAGCCCGCCACCGCCTCGCTGTTCGCCACGATGGACGTGGCCACGATCGGGCTCGAGGAGGCGGTGAAGCTGCTCACCCTGCCCCGCGTGGTGGGCGTCGATCTGGCGGACAACGTGGAGATCGAGGCGCTGAACGGCCGGTACGGCCCCTACATCAAGAAGGGTTCCGACAGCCGCAGCCTCGACAGCGAGGAGGAGCTGTTCACGGTGACGTTGGAGCAGGCGCTGGCCAAGCTGGCCGAGCCCAAGCGTCGCAAGGGGCAGAGCGCCAAGCCGCCGCTGAAGGACCTGGGCCCCAACCCCGACAACCCGGAAAAGTCGATCGTCGTCAAGGACGGCCGCTTCGGCCCGTACGTCACCGACGGCGAGACCAATGCCAGCCTGCGTAAGGGCGACACGCCCGATGGGCTGACGATGGAGCGGGCCCAGGAATTGCTCGCCGACCGACGTGCCCGAGGCCCAGCAAAAAAGAAGGCGGCCGCCAAAAAGAAGGCGCCCGCCAAGAAGAAGGCGACCAAGAAGAAGGCGGCTGCGAAGAAGAAGGCTCCGGCCAAGAAGAAGGCCCCTGCAAAGAAGGCGGCAACCAAGAAGGCGCTGGCCAAGAAGACACCACCCCCCACGCCGTCCGAGGACTAG